CCGAATATTACAGGCGTCACGCGGGCGTGGTTTGTTGTGAGCGCGGGGCCGTCGGGCGTGGATGTGAAGATAGAAGAACGCGCAGAGCCAGACGGTGTTCACAAATATACTATCGCGAGCCAGCCCTATCACATCACAAACGGAATTCACAGCGTGGGGTATTTATACACGGATACAAATGGGATGAGAGTCGGCTACACGCCGCTGGTTGGAACTACGAAGTGAATTGCTTCGCTGCTTCTTCGATGGTGTCGCAATGATATTCATCAAACAAAGCGTCGAGGCGAGTGATCTCGAACAAGTGCTTCACCTTTTCGCTGAAGGCGCCGGTCAGGATAAACTTGCTTTTTTTTGATTCCGCCAGCTGGACGCCCTCGACCAGCGTCGCGATGCCGGAACTGTCCATATAGTCGCAACCGGAAATATCAATAATCATGCTCTTGCCTTGCTCAAATGTTTCTGCGATCAACGTGCGCAGTTCAGGCGAGTGGGTGGCGATAATTGGCCCGGTAATGCGTACGGCGGTGTAAGCCGCCTCAGCGCTAACGTCGAGTTCCATGGGTTCGCGGTTCATGTTTGATGCGCTCGCAGCATATTGAATAAGTTGTTCGAGTTTGTTTTTCACAGGTTTATGCAAGTTGATCTTTAAGTTAAAAACAACTGGAAATTACAATCGTACTCTGAGGCGGGGTTTGATTCAATCCAAATTGCTTATCTTTTTGAATTTGCTTCATTC
This Candidatus Hinthialibacter antarcticus DNA region includes the following protein-coding sequences:
- a CDS encoding STAS domain-containing protein — encoded protein: MNREPMELDVSAEAAYTAVRITGPIIATHSPELRTLIAETFEQGKSMIIDISGCDYMDSSGIATLVEGVQLAESKKSKFILTGAFSEKVKHLFEITRLDALFDEYHCDTIEEAAKQFTS